In Arachis hypogaea cultivar Tifrunner chromosome 7, arahy.Tifrunner.gnm2.J5K5, whole genome shotgun sequence, the genomic window ttatttaaataataaaaatttcagtaatttcaacaacaaattcaatacATATTTTCCTAATTAAACAAGAAGTAATTAATTGGCATAATtcacatttttattatatattttttttaaaaaagtacatattaataataaaaaataaaaaatagaattttatttaaaaaaaatccaaaaaaaggcAATCAGaagattaaacaaaaataaagatagaggcaCGATACATCAATGGCAGGGTTCGATTGCGACATGGCAGAGATGTAAGTCACAGAtctaaagatttgaaaaagggtAGAGACACAAGTCACAGATTTAGAGATCTAGAAAAAAACAGAGACAGGACAAGGAGAAAGCGGTAaagcaaattaaagagaaattgaggaggaagaagaaaaggaagatgatgatgaagatcagatagaagtaaatatAAATATGCAATGTCAGAGCCAAAATGTGACGTGGTAACATAGGCACTTCAGTGTTTTCGGTAGCAGAGAAGGCTGGTTGGCGATGAAAAGAGAAGAGACATAAAttgaaaaggagagaaaaaggggagagaagaaaagataaagagagacataaattaaaaaggagagaaaaagggagagaagaagagataaAGAGATCTCGAGATGAATGAGAGGggaggagaaaaataaaaatataaaaatagaaagaggataaaattattaaaataatcagtGTCTAAATACTgctttttatgttttaatttattaGAAGTACACTGAATATATGTAATTTGTGTACGAATGTGTCCTTCAAAACAAAGAACATTTGTCAGCGTGTCTTGGTCTTGTATAAACACACCCACTAACTAAATACTACCTAAAGTTACTAATTTAATTACAAAGACTATTAGTTACAAAAGTACTTTTAAAAACatacctaattttttaaaaaaattaattttgatgcattgtcagtataaaatagttttatacgtTTATCCAATTATTTATAgttatgttaataaaaataactatagtTTATATTGATCGCATAAATAGTCATTAAAAAGAATAGATGTGattaaaagattatataaaaaattttatacataaaaaataggCTTTTTAAAAAAGCTTAAACATCATTTTTATAACATTTATAAAAACCCACTTTTGGATAAGATATACGTACTAATGAAGGtcaattgtgtatcaactaaaaaatatcttactATACATTAAATGACATGGTCCATAATTTAAAGGATTTTGTTAggtagataataatttttataaataatatgaataacgTGTTTTAGAATTGatctaataaagtaaaaaaaaacacTCAATTCTCAAATTAcctcctaaatcttaatattaaaataattatttgtacaCTTATTAAATTGAACATTTAGCTATTATTAACTGTGCAtgaatgaatcaaataaaatgaaataatctttcaattaaaaataataaacataatcattacatacttattaaattgaacatccaatatatccattattcacattatttaatattcttattgtctacttatatttttcataatttaaatcCTCGATTAGCTCTCAATGCCAAGTGCTATATTACTGAATGTGCTAACTAATTAGAAATCAATATTAATTACTTTGTGTCTCAATTTTAATTTCAGGGGTTGCCCAATCGAGGAATGACTCTATACCAATTGACGTAGCACGAAAGGATGGAATCAGGATTAGATACCATGATAACCATCTCAAATTCCTTCTTCAAGCCATCAAGTAAGAATCAACCAAGCTAATGCATTCTGcgaattaaaacaataaaataaaaatggaattttTGAAGCTTGGTAACTCATAAGTCATCATATGTTGTTGGGTTACTAATCCTCTTAAAATGTGACTTTTGTTTTAAtccctatatttttttaaattttttcttttgatcatacaaatatattttttttcatttttactttttttatcatTAGGTTGCtatattaaatactaaaataatttgtGACAAGATGTGTTATGCCATTATTAtagtattagtatatatatactGACTGGGAATAACTAAACAAAAGAGTTTAAATTAAAGAATGGttaaattatttgtaattttaagcTAACTTTTTATTTCTCCATTTTTCCCTTACAGAGAGGGTGCTAACGTGAAAGGCTACTATGCATGGTCATATTCCGACAGCTATGAATGGGATGCTGGCTACACAGTTCGATTTGGTCTCATATATGTGGATTTCAAgaataatttgaaaagatatcCAAAGTACTCTGCTTTTTGGCTGCAAAAGTTCCTTCTCAAGTGACCAAGAAATTAAATTTAGTGTAGCTTTGGCATGCCTCGCGAGACTTTCAATTATTTGTTCTTCTTGTTTATTTCATCCTTTCCATCGATATCACCATTTTGTTTGCTTTAAATGTAATCAAAATGTTggtttccaataataataataataataaagggcaAAGGCTAATGGCATGTGACAAAGTAAAAGTTCGATCTCATTCCGGGCCTATCACATTACCAACTACCAAATATTAATCTCAATAATTAACCCGTCACAACAATTACCTACCATATTCGGATCTCACTTCCAatacttattttatatttattaatttttctctttaaaaactACTAGATTCTTTGCCATTGACGAGAGATTTTCATTAGTAACGAATATCGATATTACTAACAGAATTAGTAACGAATAATATCTGACAGTAAAAATGTCGTTAATAATTAGCGATCAGATTTTATGTCTGTTCTAATTATGGACCGAATTTACTGATCTTCTACGACATCAGTACAAAAtccaatttttctaaaataatagcAACTTAGGAAGCATGGATACGACATGCAACACGGACAGACGTGAATACACTGGTATTTAATATgttgtaaattaaaatttaaataatatattaaaataataatacattatattgtaaagataaaagtaaatatagttacataaaaaattttaaaattttgtaattattaaaaaattttaatctattCTTATGGTCTCGCTAAtagaaaatgcatcaatttttttCTCCAAACTCATCATGTGCAAACACCACAACATAATGATAgaatatattaaaagaaatagaaaatcataactaatacgagaaaaatattgatataagtaatttgagagacattaatatataaaaataataataaaataaaataaagaacaagagaGAGAAATGCATTGTGCAGtgttcttcttcaaccttgtaGGTTGTAGTCTATCTATCTTTTTCTTCAATAGCAGTATCACTCTTAAGAGAACACAATGTAGAGAACAGTTGTGCCATCGAAGGAAGACACTAAGAAGTTTTtaggttttgatttattttattttaaaatctagATTTTgatttcactacaaaaaaaaaacgtgaaTATCGTCGGATTTATTCAATAAATTTTCGGTAATTAGTTTACCGTCAGATTGAATTTGTCAGTATAAACGGCGCTGAAAAATTTTTACCGGCTTATTATTTTATCGGATGCTAATTACCAACAAATTTTGCGTTGGATTTTGCAATTAATGTGACGAAAATAAACAGTTGGTTACCATCAAAATTTTTCGACGGTGACTTTGGCGCCATATTATGTTTTGTGGCGCCCAATTACTATCGGATTATTCCGCCAGTATATACGACGATATGTTTTTTTTTGCACAATTAGCacacaattagtagtcaaattaaaatttttgtttataaaattagggcacaaattcaaaattaccagaaatcaattaatgattttattaaatatcaagGGTCTGAtataataaaaagtcaaagaagtaaaatacaatgtagacataaaataaattaaatccctAAATCGTACAAATCCCGGTAATCGTCGTCGTCGTCATCTTTCTCCTGCTGAGGTGGCGGACTAGGTGCTGATGTCGGTTTTCCACTAGCAGTGCCGTCGCTGGTACCAGAAACGTCTCTGCCTCCAGCGCACATCTGGTCGTTGTACACCGTCATCTGGTCTCACAAATTCTCTAGTCGCTCCAGTTTCTCTGTCAACTCTGACCTGATGGCAACAGTGTCTCCCACGTGTGCAGGAAACTTGTTGTACCTCTGCTCAAAGTACTGAGCTTGTTGCTGAAGCTTCTGTGTGAGCTTCTGCACTTCCTCCCTCAAATTGACAACTTCCTCGGAATCGACATGGCTGGTGGCAGATGAAGCTACCAATATGGAAGTGTAAAGGCCGTTGGTGAAGAACAACCCCAACCCGTAAACGCGTTTTTTGTAGGGCTCAGAGGCGGTCTCATGCCAAACCTTATCAGGATCTACGACTGAGGCATCGGAGCCGAGGTCGTCCCCACTAGGATGAGATTGCTGGATTATGACCTCCAATCTCTATGTGTTGTCCTCCTGTGTAACACATGTTGTGATTAGGATGACAGTTAATTGACTTTAAATCGAATACATttcaaatttagaattaattgaaACTCACATAATGAACCACAAACCGCCGTaagcaaatctctccttgttggccTTTAACGTATGGAtatacttgaaggtctctgcCAATGTCGCCTCAGGCTCCAACGACTTAGACTACACACATTGAAaccaactaataaaataaatcatgtaacaattaattcaagtaataattaacaaatattagCAAACTACATACTAGCCTGCTCTTCGTCTTCATGAAAGTCGCCGACCTACCGGTGTACTTCGACAACCTTGGCAAAGACCTGTTAGTTCTGTTTGTCAGATGGCGACACTTGAACCCCTCATCAATACTAAAATAGACGTCTAGTTCCTTCTTAATATCTAGACGAAGATAAATCGTGAGGTGGTCACGCCCCTGATGAACATCCTGCATCATCTACTGAAGTCACCTAGCTATCCGGTGGTTGTAGATTTTCCTAATCAAGATATCATATTCCTTATCCCATATAAATTTCTCCTGCACAAAGTAATTCAACAACATTAGTTAGTCAAAATAAAATACAGTTAAAATACACAACATTGAGTTCTTGCTGCCCACTTCTAAAACCATCGCTCTCTAGTCTTAGTAGGGATCTTCGTGTCACTCGGCTATGGGTTGTCATACATGGACTTAATCACATTGGAGATCTCCTGTGTACATGCATTGTTGTTTGGTGAAAACATATCAATGAAAACTTAAGATTAGAAAacacataaaaacacaaaaaacttaacaaattaaaaatagattgcgaataaaagacattaaaatagTATGTACTCACGCCTGCATGCCATCAGGCCAAATCCTCATCCGTATGATAGGTAGTGGCGGAGAGGCATCTGGCTGGGACACACTAGAGGAATTACCCACCACGGGCTCTGCCACTAGAGCTGTAGGGGGCGGAGGGGGGTAGTAGAAGCAGCCACATAGTTGGAGTTTGAGACCATGTTGAACTACTGCTCTGGTGGATCCGCTTGTGATTCACATGGGTCGACAAGGTAGTTGGGGTAGAGTGCGATGACTGAGAAGTTCCTGGGGTACGTACCGGTGGAAACCCTCCCTCTACTACGACCACGAGACCCACTCGTGACACCTCTGCTACTTGTTGCCATGTCTGCAAAGAGAATACCAATCAAAACTAATCAGCATATATACAACACAAATCCttcaatatttatattatttcaaaaaaaatttgatattttctCCCCTAAAATTGGACATATATCTACCTTTATAGTTTTCACAAATCCAACTAACCCGAATCCACAACATCAATCAAAACTCAATTAAATTTACAATATTTCCAATAGAATATATTAACTtgtttatactattatatacattTATAAGGGCATCATATataataacatttataaaaaaaactctTAATTGGCTCATACACATATGTagtttaaaaaatctaaatttacaATGTTTAATTTTTTCAAGCTACTTTTTGGTAGACCCAATCTTAGAGGTGGAGATACTAGACTTGTTCATAAAACAAAACCTATAATGAGCAATAGATTTTTTAATGGGAACATTAAATTGAAAAGGTaacatttttgtttgatttatgcTCAGAAATTTCAGCAAATAATTGTTATGTTTATAcatcttcatccaatcatcaTGACGTTTATTTTACAATAATGACTTcataatatattacttcatatttatttataataatttcatattttgtatgcattcatatagattaacaTAATAGATACTCAATTAAAACTAATCCTTTACGTTTTCATTAATTCATAGAAGTTATTACATTACATAAATTGCAAGACACAAATACTAGCACAGACAATATATGATGATTTAGGTACAATgtataattaatacaatttctataatattaattttatatcttCAAATATCATAAATAAGTAAATTAAACTTAATAGATGaaataatatttgatatagtcacataaaaaatactaattattaattatttaggcTTTAACAAGAAAATTTATCTTTGATAGCCTAAACCTGTGATTAATAGTTGTTTGCCATATTTTCTCAATGCTAAACATAAAATCTCCACACTCATTAACATTCCATTCTTCTAAGGCATGCAATTAGCATATGATAACCAATGATAACCAATTTCACTTACTAactacaaattaaaatataactaaatccTAAATTACCTTAATTAAAGAATAAGAGTGATCATAGAACCTGAGTTTTGAATAAAGGAATAAGTAACTCAGGGGAAGGAGATGCAGTGGCAGCGACAGCCACTGCTGGTGGAGCACCAGAAAGCAGAGTTTTCTGCCACTCTTAAGAAATGCTAGCTACAATAGATCATAGATCGTACAAAATCATAACAAATTGACACAATTCAAGATCACAAATAGATTTCCGCGAAAATAGAATCAAGAGCTCGTAATTCAGAAATATTAACCATGGGAAGCTCATCCAAAacgaattatataatttttaataaaaaaaaagcataagCGAATTCAAAAAAGCCGCGCGAAAAAGTGAATCAAGAAAATGAGGGATGAAGAATTAGAGAAGCAAATGGAAGAGTGAATAGGAAAGGAAACGAAACCCTGGGAGAGGGAATGGAAAAGGAGGAGGGAGTACCTGGAATGAAGCGAAAGCGTTGCGAAGGGAGGGAGGACTGAATCGTTGGTTGGTTAGTTTGGAAAGAGGGATAGGGAAGGAGGGGAAGTGGCAAGGGAAATCGGAGAAGAATGGAAAGCCGATCTTGGCGCTCACGTTCTCCAAAAATCCGAAAATGAAGGCTTCAGTGGTGACGTGGGAAGCAACAccaaccccctctctctctctctctctgttctcTACCATGGACAGTGGACTCTACGCTTCTGTCTTCTCGCACcttcagacaaaaaaaaaaataaacagaaagtgAGTCGGCTGGGTTCTGGGCTTCTGGCCCtattttcttcctctcttaaaaCCCATTCACATTTTTTTTGAACGGCTTTTAGAAGAGTTTTTTGGACCTGAACGGGTTTTAGTAGTTTAGGGCTTTAGGCAGACACCGTTGATTTTTCATGTAGCACATGTGGAAACTTCAAGTTTTAGGCTCAATAAAAGTTTCGAATGATGGTGCGTGGCCCAATAGTGATTGCTGAGTGATTAGTGAGCCGATTGCTGCATTTCATTTCAAGAGAAAggaaggaaataagaagaaagaaatgcAACCCTAAAGAAATGCAACCCTAGAGAAAGAGTCGCGGCTGACGAAGGGAAAGTAGGAAGGGGCTGGTTTCGGTGAGGGGGAGAGGAGGCGGCAAAAGGAGGCACCAATAGCGGCGGAGCTGACGGAGCTGCGAGGAGAGGGGAGGGTTAGAGAGTGTAAGATTCCGGATTTTGGAAATTAAATAgtaagttatttataatttattatatttgttgataattttatttagagaaaattatTTTCCTAAAagtaatcaaattaaattttatgatactttaaGTTTAAAATCTATGAGGatttataattttctaaataattgagtattttcatattagaaatttaaagttttagtaattgaaaataaCGAGAGTTTTATACAAGTTAAATTGAATAATTCAaggttttgattaattttattaactaaaagaaaatttatttatttatctctaattttaaattagaatacttaattaaatataatttataaaataagtagTAGTCTTAAATTTAATACATTGgattaaatttgttttttaaattaatactctacctaaaccctaatttccaaataaaaatcctaattttgcCCTAAATCTAACCTTAGCTCCTTCATCCGCCTTACCCCCATTTTTTCCCCTAAACGTGCACACACAGACACCcatagagagaaagagagtgagGCTGCAAtgaggaagagagaagagagaagggaggCATCGCAGCCTACTCCACCGCCGATTGTCACATTCTGCTGCAACCATCGCATGCATCATTGTCCGAGGAGCGCTGGCGACCTGTCATTGCTACTGCTGGGTGGTCATTGCCATCGAGCTCAAACGAAAGAGGGGAGACGCGGGCCTGAAACCCCAATGTGCTGGGAAGAACCAACGTTGCCGCTGTgccgtgtaacaccctaatattcaaatccttatgctcgagtcataagtcaatgatattacggtggtacgactctcaggtgaattttttttaatatataaacataggtaatttcgaaaggagtattaatcgagaagcctgaaaagagtagaaataacatcgcgaagacgtatcactcacgtttcgacaacgaaaagataaaacgtgaagccgaaagcgatatatggacaaggcataaaggagattaagagatagataacagatagatatatataacataagtaaataaccactagtcgcgacccgcgaagtttaggccggctagggtacagtatgaaagtaactgACAACAGTACATCATAAtccctcccaaaggaaacataagagcctctataggcaagttccaaaagagttcaacacataatataatcttttcaaaacaaaggtggagagattctaaggaaaacacaaagtagagaaaataaatatcttcgccgtttctcagacgaaccgcagcttacttctgagcacctgaacctgtatctgaaaaacaagagatatatacggaatgagaaccccgggcccatgggttcccagtacggtaaaagtgccaaataaatacaatgcactgcaataaagactcactaagcatcctaactccttttcaccaagtatccagtctaggttctcactaatccataaataggcatctgtcgtaagggaatactaaatctagttcatgttacacatgtttcccaactcgctgattcttccacgaatcagactcagaatcataagcaaaaccatcaccagttgttctgcctcagcaactctatatcaatacatcatacccccacctggagctagtgaaatcacatcactacgtctacccagggggctcaaatgatctcattcaaaaatcatcatcatcatgcaatcgcattatcaattcatctcatcaagaacagcccccaacatccaccgacaccattatgagggatctctcagttgttcaaacacaagcaatacagacaagtaatacacaaataaggtacaagtagagcaagtagcacataatcaggtaacatagcatatatgagatagaaatccaaaacaaataggcaaacccaaacaattcaaacatatgcaaatgatgtatgcctgccctatggctgatgatatcatctgtcggttatatagccaacccgacacgtcctggtagctaaccatggacagaaacaccccttgcggagcaagtaggtttgagctacaacccccttgctactacccgctcagcccagagccagtggaacaaccactactgcggctactacccaggcgggtgtttaacagctcaacctggagcgagtggattcaccactactgccgctactacccaggcatcacaatctctgacctagagcaagtgggacgaaccacaacccttgctactgcccagatatcttaagcattaacccggagcaagcgggacgaaccacaacccttgctactacccaggtatcttaagcattaacccagagcaagcgggacgaaccacaacccttgctactacccaggtatcttaagcatatattcattcaatctcatttCATAAtgtcaatcctcattgttatcaaatctcaaacattaacctggagcaagtgggacgaaccacaacccttactattacccaggtatcacaaatacattcattcaaaactccataattaaactcatttatcataaacatccttttccgtctcacacccggagcaagtggacaacgccactgcctactacccggggttacacatcacatttcaacatcttccattattatccatttaacacgttcattcattaatcatatatgcaattattctcagccataatcaataatggctttgccgtgacccggcaataactcagccatccggctcatggtctaatcaagaaccagccatttatcaataaatatagcccttcggctcatggcatacacggtactcccaccgtcatcctccatatctcatataatcatcgttgatcatcattgatcataacttttccccttgcttcactcgcaagttaccacatcccctagctcctttctcattgctaggcatatcataatgatttaatacataaggggtgagatcggaggcttagaagtatgagatttggcttttaatactcaaaaatcaactttgggatgaaaacagggccacgcgtacgcgtactccacgcgcacgcgtggatggccacaaaactcatcggtgCATACGcgccattcacgcggacgcgcggattgaaaaatagataacgacgcgtacgcgtcagccacgcgtacgcgtgggtacactTGCGCCCCAAGCACAAGACtggcacaactttggcacaactctcgggaaaatggctgggcaatgGGTGCAGcgtatcgacgcgcacgcgcacaccacgcgcacgcgtggatggtgccttctcgaagaacgacgcgtacgcgccaagtgcgcctacgcgtggagggtcattctgctaaaaattttctaagttaaaagctgcagaatttacagattcaacccccaatcttccgacagacataactctctcattttaaatcgtctttcacccgttcttcgaacgacatggacatcccggatccaatttcatttctaaacagatttggcacaaaacagagatccgtagtccaagttatgtcccgtcaaagtatgcccaaaaaccatatttttcatacaaaaccacaaagtgccattttcaaaataattcattttcaattcttttcaaaatcaaccaaaacatgctagtttcaaccctttttgaaatcaatcaaaatataccaaaatcaacatcaagcctcctcaactcatacattaacactttaccacgatgcacaaaaccgccatataaccatttttacccatctcaaacaaatggctaaattacaaacacattaacatgtcatacatctttcctcatcccaatttccaacaatactatttccaatcaatcatcattacacATAATCAATATTATACTCACTGTCAcatgatttcacccacaaatcaactttaatcatttctcaagtatataccacaacatacatatctcttatgcatcatcataccatcaaggcatcaataatcatgatcacatatatgaccacataacatacctcaaccaaaaccaaacatacctcatctatacaatttcacccaaaattacaaaTTTCcatacttcaactcctcaaacctcattattcaa contains:
- the LOC112703055 gene encoding uncharacterized protein, giving the protein MMQDVHQGRDHLTIYLRLDIKKELDVYFSIDEGFKCRHLTNRTNRSLPRLSKYTGRSATFMKTKSRLSKSLEPEATLAETFKYIHTLKANKERFAYGGLWFIMRTTHRDWRS